Proteins from a genomic interval of Nematostella vectensis chromosome 5, jaNemVect1.1, whole genome shotgun sequence:
- the LOC5508747 gene encoding leucine-rich repeat-containing protein 28, with the protein MNNNLHQLPWQLSDCVRLETLLFDGNLVEWLPQQLTDLKGLKELSGSRNRLLSLPQDIDKLVSLESLLLDSNPGLFFLPGNLLRLKHLHTVGLNGCNQRPSYEDGGNPYPSRGIRFVGSEEHCVLPLLELSARVVHTDQTLPAYSLPSSLSDLVKYPTAHCYWCGEALFTCAFLLSAHAESAAAIVRCTDSWEPVRVCSKVSMEFVFLTCSLKCSRTVKQNL; encoded by the exons ATGAATAACAATCTTCACCAGTTACCATGGCAACTCAGTGACTGTGTCAGACTGGAGACACTGCTGTTTGATGGGAATTTAGTTGAGTGGTTGCCACAGCAACTGACTGACCTTAAAGGTTTAAAAGAACTTTCTGGAAGCCGGAACAGATTATTGTCATTGCCACAAG ATATCGATAAGCTTGTTTCTTTGGAGAGCCTCTTACTGGACTCAAATCCTGGTCTTTTCTTCCTTCCTGGAAATCTGTTACGCCTTAAACACCTGCATACTGTTGGTTTAAATGG gtGTAACCAGAGGCCTAGCTATGAAGATGGAG GAAATCCTTACCCTTCTAGAGGGATTCGTTTTGTTGGCAGTGAAGAACATTGTGTTCTTCCTCTACTGGAGTTGTCAGCAAGAGTCGTTCACACTG ACCAGACTCTCCCTGCCTACAGCCTTCCCAGCAGTCTCTCTGACCTGGTCAAGTACCCAACAGCCCATTGCTACTGGTGTGGTGAGGCATTATTTACTTGTGCCTTCCTACTCTCGGCACATGCCGAGTCTGCTGCCGCCATTGTAAGATGCACAGACTCTTGGGAGCCCGTCAGGGTTTGTAGCAAAGTCTCAATGGAATTTGTCTTTTTAACATGTTCTTTGAAGTGTTCAAGGACAGTGAaacagaatctttga